The following DNA comes from Streptomyces globosus.
GGGACTGGTAGACCTTCGTGAGGCCCGATGTGGTGATCACAGGATTTCCGTCGCTGTCGAGTGCGCGGCGCAGCAGTGTGCGCTGGGCGCCGTGCACGGGCAAACATCTGGGGCGCGATACGGGTCAAACCGGATTCATGCGGCGGTTTCCACGTAGGCGCGGGGCAGGAGCGGTCCGTTCCGTCCTGCGGGGCAGGTGCGGGGCGGACGGGCTCGGCCGGTCTCGCTTCGGGGCGCGGGACGGGTGGAGAGGGGCCCTCAGAAAGCGCACATTCGACACATACAACGAGCACCGGGCGTCATCGTCGCCTCGGTCGCAAGGGTGCGGCTGCTCGTCGTGGTCATGGGCCCCAGTAAACCAGACATATCCCTTGACCGATCAATTATGTCCGAATAGCGGACGATCATGAGTCGGATACCGGACACGGCCGGTCGCCTCCGGACACCCCGCCCTCACGGTCCGGCGGGCCGTGCGCGGCGGCCCGCGCAGGGGCGCGCGCAGCCGCTCCCCCGGCCCGTAATACGCTCGCTGCATGCTCGACGCCCTGACGGTCGCCATCGGCGCGGCCGCCCTCGCCCTCGCCGCCTGGTGCGGTTTCGCCGCCCTGCGGAACCAGCCCACCAAGGACTGGCACTTCATCGGCATGGGTGTGGTGACCCTGCTGGTCCTGGCCCAGCTGGTGGTCGGCATCGTGATGCTGGCCCGCGGCGAGCGGCCCGACGAGAGCTCTGTGATCTTCCTGGCGTACCTGGTCGGCGCGTTCGCCGCGGTCCCGGCCGCCGGGCTGCTCTCGCTGAGCGAGCGCACCAAGTGGGGATCGGTGACGGTGGCCGCCGGCGCGGTGGTCCTCGCCGTCCTCGAAGTACGGCTCTACGACATCTGGGGGACCCCCGGTGCCTGACACGGACCACACCCCGGCAGCGGCGAAAGGCGCCGAGGCCGCCCCGGACGCCCCCGCGGCCCCCGGCCCGCGGCGGCTCGTCTCCGGCCCCGGGCTGCTGCTCGTCTGGCTGTACGGCGTGATCACGGTCGGCGCGGTCTCGCGCTCCGTCTACCAGATCTCGACCGAGTTCGACCGGGCGCCGCTGCCGTACACGCTGACCGGCGCGGCCGCACTCGTGTACTGCTTCATCACGTACTCGCTGGTGCGCGGCGGCGAGCGGGCCCGCAGGGCGGCGCTGCTGTGCTGCGCCGCCGAGCTGGCGGGCGTCCTCGTCGTCGGCACCTGGACGCTGCTGCGCCCCGAGGCCTTCCCGGACGCCACCGTGTGGTCGCAGTTCGGGATGGGCTACCTGTTCATCCCGGTGATCCTGCCGGTCACCGGGATGCTCTGGCTGCGCGTCAGGCGCTGACCGCGAAGTCGGCGGCGCCCGCCGCCCTCTCCTTCTCCAGGACCACCAGGCGCACGCCGTCGGACGCGGTGCGCCCGCCGACCTGCACGTAGCCCGCCTTGCGGTACAGCCGCAGGTTCGACTCGCTCTTGTGGCCGGTGTGCAGGCGGAAGCGGGTGGGGGCGGACTCGCGGCCGCCGAGGGCCTCCTCGACGGCGTGCAGGAGGCGGGCGCCGAGGCCGTGGCCCTGGAGGCGGGGGTGCACGCACAGCTTGGCGATGCTGCCGGCGCCGTCCTCGTCGATGCGGCCGCGCACGGTGCCCACCACTTCCTCGCCGAGCCGGGCGACGAGCACGGTGTCGGACGCGAGTTCCGCCTTCAGGGAGTCCAGGGTCTGGGTGAGCGGCTGGATGCGGTAGTTGCCGTACAGCTCGGCCTCGCGCTGGAACGCCAGGTACTGCAGTTTGAGGATCTGCTCGGTGTCCTCGGCAACCGCCGCCGAAATGGTCACGCTCATGCCCATGTGCGCACGCCTCCTGCTCACCTGGTGGCCCGTTGGTTCTACCGCTCCCTTCCCCGAAGGCCAGGAGCCCCAACCTCTGACGCGAGCATTCTGCGCAGACATCCCAGGCAACGGGAACGGACGGGCCCCAAACTTCCTTGTGAGATACCCAACTCTCCTGCGATTTCACGGTAAGTCAGGTCTCTGGGCGACAGAAGTGCCCGCATCAGCTCGGGACAGCGTCCGGGCAGTCGGGCGACCGCCGAACGGAGTGCCCGGTGCTCCTCCCCGTGCAGGGCGGCCTCCTCGGGCGCGGCGCCCGCGTTCCCGGGCCGGCTCCCGTACGGGACCTCCCGCCGGGCCCGGCGCCGGGCGCGGCGGGCCTCGGCCCGTACGGCCCGGCGCAGCCAGCGGGCGGGCTCGGCGGGGGCGGGGCCGGCCTCCAGCAGCCTGACCCAGACGGCCTGTTCCAGGTCGGCGGCCTCCATGCCCGCGCCGGCGGCCTCCGCGGCCGCCTCGGCGGACAGCAGGGGGCCCAGTCGGTCGACTACCTCGGAGTCCTTCAGCAGGTCCATGCCGGGCGGGACGCACGGGCGGTGCCCGGCGGTTTCCCCTCCCGGCACGGCCCACCCGAAGGCGGTGCTCCGCTTCCTGGTTGACGTACGTCCGGGCGGCGGACGGGAGGCTCGGGGGCGGCCGCGGCCGTCAGGGGCGGCCGCGTCCGGGCCGGAAGTCCTCGGCCGCGAGCAGCGCGGTGTCGGGCTGGTCGGTGAAGATGCCGTCGATGCCCTGCGCGAAGTAGGCCCGCAGCGCGCCGAAGGCGTCGCCGTAGGCGGCGGGGTCGGTGCCCTTGCGGAACTCGGCCGGCAGGAAGGCGTTCTCGTTGCGGGCGGTGTAGGGGTGCAGGACCAGCCGCCGGGCGTGGGCGTCGCGGACGAGGGTGGTGGGGGTGCCCAGCCGGCCGTCCGCGGTGCGCGGGATGACCAGGTCGAGGGTGGGGCCGATCCCCTGTGCGAATCCGGCGATCCACTTCAGCCCTTCGGGCGTGACGAGGTCCGCGACGGTGCGCGGGTCGCCGGCCAGGACGAAGTCCCAGGGGCGGCTGCGGGCGTCGGAGAGCAGCACGACGCGCGGCGTGTCGACCAGCCGGGCGAGCCGCTGGATGCTGGACGGCTCGAAGGACTGGAGGAAGACGGGGGCGTCCCGGCCGTCGCGGCCGTGGCGGCGCAGCAGCCGGGCGAGGGGCTCCTCCAGCCCGAGGCCGAGCGAGCGGAAGTAGCTGGGGTGCTTGGTCTCGACGTGCAGCCAGACCCGGCGCCCGCGCCGCCGGCCCTCGCGGTCGGCCCAGCGCAGCACCTCCTCGAAGGTGGGGACGTCCCAGCGCCCGTCGTAGAGGGTGTTGCGCTGCCGCAGGGCGGGGATGCGCTCCTTGGCGCGCAGCCTCTTCAGTTCCGCGAGGGTGAAGTCCTCGGTGAACCAGCCGGTCACGGCGGTCCCGTCGACGGTCCTGGTGGTGCGGCGGGAGGCGAACTCCGGGTGGTCGGCGACGTCGGTGGTGCCGCCGATCTCGTTCTCGTGCCGGCACACCAGGTGCCCGTCGCGGGTCGGCACCAGGTCCTGCTCGACGACGTCGGCGCCGAGGTCGAGGGCGAGCGCGTACGAGCCGAGGGTGTGCTCGGGCCGGTGCCCTGAGGCGCCCCGGTGGCCGATGACCAGCGGCACGGGCAGCCCCCGGTACCCGCCGCCGCGCCGGTCCTCCCCGGCCAGCCGCTCCTGCCCGGGCTCCGCGGCGGCCGCGGAGCCCGCGGAGAGTCCGGCCGTGCCTGCGGCGCCCGCCGCCAGGACGGCTGCCCCGAGGACCGTG
Coding sequences within:
- a CDS encoding GNAT family N-acetyltransferase, whose amino-acid sequence is MGMSVTISAAVAEDTEQILKLQYLAFQREAELYGNYRIQPLTQTLDSLKAELASDTVLVARLGEEVVGTVRGRIDEDGAGSIAKLCVHPRLQGHGLGARLLHAVEEALGGRESAPTRFRLHTGHKSESNLRLYRKAGYVQVGGRTASDGVRLVVLEKERAAGAADFAVSA
- a CDS encoding RNA polymerase sigma factor, which gives rise to MDLLKDSEVVDRLGPLLSAEAAAEAAGAGMEAADLEQAVWVRLLEAGPAPAEPARWLRRAVRAEARRARRRARREVPYGSRPGNAGAAPEEAALHGEEHRALRSAVARLPGRCPELMRALLSPRDLTYREIAGELGISQGSLGPVRSRCLGCLRRMLASEVGAPGLRGRER
- a CDS encoding glycerophosphodiester phosphodiesterase, producing MTQGGAARRTVLGAAVLAAGAAGTAGLSAGSAAAAEPGQERLAGEDRRGGGYRGLPVPLVIGHRGASGHRPEHTLGSYALALDLGADVVEQDLVPTRDGHLVCRHENEIGGTTDVADHPEFASRRTTRTVDGTAVTGWFTEDFTLAELKRLRAKERIPALRQRNTLYDGRWDVPTFEEVLRWADREGRRRGRRVWLHVETKHPSYFRSLGLGLEEPLARLLRRHGRDGRDAPVFLQSFEPSSIQRLARLVDTPRVVLLSDARSRPWDFVLAGDPRTVADLVTPEGLKWIAGFAQGIGPTLDLVIPRTADGRLGTPTTLVRDAHARRLVLHPYTARNENAFLPAEFRKGTDPAAYGDAFGALRAYFAQGIDGIFTDQPDTALLAAEDFRPGRGRP